The following are encoded in a window of Parachlamydiales bacterium genomic DNA:
- the tnpA gene encoding IS200/IS605 family transposase: MTHSYRVHFFHLIWSTKQRRPLITKELQTRLYPYLGSIATNHNGRLLEIGGMSDHVHLLIELSNIDKFSHFIRDLKASSSLWVHKNFSGLADFAWQEGYGSFSVSYSSLDQVKKIYSKPGRTS; encoded by the coding sequence ATGACACATTCTTACAGAGTACATTTTTTTCATCTCATTTGGTCTACAAAACAACGACGTCCACTAATTACTAAAGAGCTTCAAACTCGCCTTTATCCATATCTTGGATCAATCGCTACAAACCATAATGGACGCCTTTTAGAAATCGGCGGAATGTCCGATCACGTACACCTACTCATTGAACTATCCAACATTGATAAATTTTCGCATTTTATCAGAGACCTAAAAGCTTCGTCTTCTCTTTGGGTACACAAAAATTTCTCTGGACTTGCAGATTTTGCTTGGCAAGAAGGTTACGGCTCATTTTCCGTAAGTTATTCCTCTCTTGATCAAGTAAAAAAAATATATTCAAAACCAGGACGAACATCATAA
- a CDS encoding hemolysin family protein, protein METLTFVLLLLLLTLASAYFSGSEVALFSLPELKVHTFSQSTDSRQRRVAELLNSPRDLLVTIFILNTLVNILIQNIASHIFRFTPGWTFKVGFPLVLTLLLGEIIPKYVSLHYNITIAQAVAPSINFLQNLLSPVRRWTIAITSPISRLLFFFLRKEPGITKEEVEHALKTAHQQKILTDQEIELVQGYVDLLDADISDIMRPKDEILYYDIHTPLSKLTHLFADEKCTRIPVCDKYLDNILGILSANAYFVGQTKFHEGKDIVKVLQKPIFIPEQTPARLLIKRFFRENEQFSLVVDEYGNLTGLITLEDLAEVVIGSVTDSRDQKALYSKAGKNEIIASGRLELDELNEIFDTDLESDNVVTVGGWLIEQLDGFPAPGTKYEKDGLLFQVIAVLPRKIERVLIQKKNSPQKPKGSK, encoded by the coding sequence ATGGAAACGCTTACGTTTGTATTATTGCTCCTCCTTCTTACTTTAGCTTCAGCATACTTTTCCGGATCAGAAGTTGCGCTTTTTTCATTACCCGAGTTAAAAGTTCACACCTTCTCCCAATCCACGGATAGCCGCCAACGCAGGGTAGCGGAGCTTTTGAATTCCCCCCGTGATTTGCTAGTGACGATATTCATATTGAATACCTTGGTCAATATCCTTATTCAGAACATTGCTTCACACATCTTCCGTTTTACTCCCGGCTGGACTTTTAAAGTGGGATTTCCTTTAGTGTTAACATTGTTGTTAGGCGAGATTATCCCTAAGTATGTCTCGTTACACTATAACATTACTATTGCCCAGGCAGTTGCCCCTTCCATCAATTTTCTGCAAAACTTGCTATCCCCTGTACGCCGTTGGACTATAGCCATCACATCACCCATTTCTAGGCTTCTATTTTTCTTTTTACGCAAAGAGCCCGGCATCACCAAAGAAGAAGTAGAGCATGCCTTAAAAACAGCACATCAGCAAAAAATTTTGACCGATCAAGAAATTGAGCTTGTGCAAGGGTATGTTGATCTCCTCGATGCAGACATTTCAGATATTATGCGACCTAAAGATGAGATACTCTATTATGATATCCATACTCCTCTTTCCAAGTTGACCCATCTTTTCGCGGACGAAAAATGCACCCGTATTCCCGTATGTGATAAGTATCTGGACAACATCTTAGGCATATTGAGCGCTAATGCATATTTTGTTGGCCAAACGAAATTCCATGAAGGGAAAGATATTGTTAAAGTCTTGCAGAAGCCCATTTTCATACCTGAGCAGACACCTGCAAGGTTACTGATCAAAAGGTTTTTTAGAGAGAATGAGCAGTTTTCCTTAGTTGTCGATGAGTACGGCAATCTTACAGGCTTGATCACATTAGAGGACCTTGCAGAAGTAGTCATCGGCAGCGTGACAGATTCACGTGATCAAAAGGCTTTGTATTCAAAAGCCGGAAAAAATGAAATTATTGCTAGTGGTAGGCTTGAATTGGATGAGTTGAATGAAATTTTTGATACTGACCTTGAAAGCGATAATGTTGTAACTGTGGGTGGGTGGCTTATCGAACAGTTAGATGGCTTTCCGGCTCCCGGAACAAAATATGAGAAAGATGGTTTGCTTTTTCAAGTCATTGCAGTCTTACCCCGCAAAATAGAGAGGGTTCTTATCCAGAAGAAAAATTCACCGCAAAAACCTAAAGGATCTAAATAA
- a CDS encoding superoxide dismutase [Ni]: MKKNVLSFFIASFFVCFGLHAHCQMPCGIYHDDMVYDQIDQYVETMVKAVAKIKDTKTTTPENRNEYVRWIMTKDRLSDQTANLITTFFLMQKIKPDEEETPKKVVSAHKLLFQIVCIKQTVDFKSVSDFAEEWEKFKLMFHIQGYECAMEKKNLKIWDEKRKEYEEKAKTEQGSVHSNGNSKNESAKTPVSANSKAVPNGK; the protein is encoded by the coding sequence ATGAAAAAAAATGTGCTAAGTTTTTTTATAGCTTCGTTTTTTGTCTGCTTCGGTTTACATGCGCATTGCCAAATGCCTTGCGGAATTTATCATGACGACATGGTTTATGATCAGATCGATCAGTATGTTGAAACTATGGTGAAGGCTGTCGCTAAGATAAAAGACACAAAGACAACGACACCGGAAAATCGTAATGAATACGTTCGTTGGATCATGACGAAAGATAGGTTATCAGACCAAACAGCTAATTTGATTACGACTTTTTTTCTGATGCAAAAGATAAAGCCCGATGAGGAAGAAACTCCGAAGAAAGTTGTTAGCGCTCATAAATTACTCTTTCAAATTGTTTGTATTAAACAAACTGTGGATTTCAAATCAGTCAGTGATTTTGCGGAAGAATGGGAAAAATTCAAGCTGATGTTCCATATCCAAGGGTACGAATGCGCCATGGAGAAAAAGAACCTCAAGATCTGGGATGAAAAACGTAAAGAGTACGAGGAAAAAGCTAAAACTGAACAAGGCAGCGTGCATTCCAATGGAAATTCTAAGAATGAATCAGCTAAAACTCCTGTCAGCGCGAATTCCAAGGCAGTCCCAAACGGGAAATAG
- a CDS encoding hemolysin family protein: MDSAVGWMIFNLFTVLALAFYSMVEMACVSVNKARLQFYAINGSWRAQLLQKLLNNPSWLFSTTLIGVNVATFVGSECAREFYSSLGLDPDLAPLTQVILVVVIGELAPMFAARKFSEHVALLGAPLLYLSAKILFPITWSIEFLTNFVDKLLGSKSHSHELLMGKDELLKMVEGQEVAPSEGSDSHELNNVASALFNLHTFSAKDLMQPLQPANMLPSDATITQLRNFLRKSPQNYFPIYHRRPNNIVGILHARDVVRAPENHRVSQYAQPPWFITLNTSIGDIIQQFRRNNQRIAFILGEGGKTVGYLTFSALIQHAFGGQRQVKNVKQYKQAFLLHEKTLDGSITVKEFKNRYGISLDEDETLTLEQLIIQEVGQHPNVSDSVIIGPYKLTVKSTTLLGVRTIAISSII, from the coding sequence ATGGACTCTGCAGTGGGGTGGATGATCTTTAACCTATTCACGGTTTTAGCCTTAGCGTTTTATTCTATGGTCGAAATGGCCTGTGTATCCGTCAACAAAGCCCGTTTGCAATTCTATGCCATCAATGGAAGCTGGCGTGCTCAGCTTTTGCAGAAGCTCTTAAATAATCCATCTTGGCTCTTTAGCACGACGCTTATCGGAGTGAATGTCGCTACTTTCGTAGGATCTGAATGCGCGCGCGAATTCTACTCTAGCTTAGGCCTGGATCCGGACCTTGCACCCTTAACACAAGTGATCCTTGTTGTCGTCATTGGCGAGCTAGCCCCCATGTTTGCGGCCCGTAAATTTTCCGAGCATGTGGCTCTTTTAGGAGCACCGCTACTTTACCTTTCGGCTAAAATATTATTTCCCATCACATGGTCGATTGAGTTCCTTACCAATTTTGTAGATAAGCTCTTGGGAAGCAAATCCCATTCACATGAATTGCTTATGGGAAAAGACGAGCTTCTGAAAATGGTTGAAGGGCAGGAAGTTGCCCCCTCGGAAGGATCCGACTCACATGAACTGAATAACGTGGCTTCAGCTCTATTTAATTTGCATACATTTTCGGCCAAAGACCTTATGCAGCCTTTGCAGCCTGCTAACATGCTTCCCTCAGATGCAACAATCACGCAGCTTAGGAATTTTCTTCGCAAGAGTCCCCAAAATTACTTCCCCATCTACCACCGTCGTCCTAATAACATTGTAGGGATACTTCATGCCCGCGACGTGGTGCGCGCTCCAGAAAACCATCGTGTTTCACAGTATGCGCAGCCTCCGTGGTTCATCACCTTAAATACCTCTATAGGGGATATCATCCAGCAGTTTAGAAGAAACAATCAGAGGATTGCATTCATCCTTGGCGAGGGTGGTAAAACCGTGGGGTATCTAACATTTTCAGCTCTTATTCAGCATGCCTTCGGGGGACAACGTCAAGTCAAAAATGTCAAGCAGTATAAGCAAGCATTCCTTCTTCACGAGAAAACTTTGGACGGCTCTATCACCGTTAAAGAGTTTAAAAATCGCTATGGAATCTCATTAGATGAAGATGAAACGTTAACGCTAGAGCAGCTAATAATCCAAGAAGTAGGGCAACATCCGAATGTAAGTGACAGCGTCATCATCGGCCCCTATAAACTTACGGTGAAATCTACGACTCTACTGGGTGTTAGAACGATTGCTATATCCAGCATCATTTAG
- a CDS encoding NUDIX domain-containing protein, translating into MPSCAAIAVVLTSDRKQVLLVQRRDTPVWVLPGGGVDEGENPSDAAVRETLEEAGVHVSVVRLAAKYAPLNKMGKETYLFECIPVSGIARPTEEARQAAYFPVDKLPSAFFFIHGFWLRDTLENHAETLYKPLEGVTYAQFIKFFVRHPWVTLRYAISRLGLPWNSR; encoded by the coding sequence ATGCCAAGTTGCGCTGCCATAGCAGTTGTTTTAACCTCCGATAGAAAGCAGGTCCTGCTTGTACAAAGACGCGATACACCTGTTTGGGTCCTTCCCGGTGGAGGAGTAGATGAAGGTGAAAATCCTTCCGACGCAGCAGTCAGAGAAACATTGGAAGAAGCAGGTGTTCATGTCTCAGTGGTGCGGCTTGCAGCAAAATATGCACCTTTAAACAAGATGGGAAAAGAGACTTATCTCTTTGAATGCATACCCGTAAGCGGGATCGCCCGTCCAACAGAAGAGGCGCGTCAGGCAGCTTATTTCCCTGTAGATAAACTACCTTCGGCTTTCTTTTTTATTCATGGCTTTTGGTTGAGGGATACTCTGGAAAACCACGCTGAAACTCTATATAAACCTTTAGAAGGTGTGACGTACGCTCAATTCATAAAATTTTTCGTACGCCACCCATGGGTAACTTTACGCTATGCTATTTCCCGTTTGGGACTGCCTTGGAATTCGCGCTGA
- a CDS encoding Stp1/IreP family PP2C-type Ser/Thr phosphatase: MSHKGLVRQNNEDVWEIVSSSRFYVVADGMGGHQAGEVAAREAVRTLCRVIEEKKHQYGSSMSGIRRELRHGIELANYHVYKMGKNNPDLKGMGTTLCCIYINENGIIYGNVGDSRIYRFRDGALEQLTRDDSLLRELLDQGQLAEYQSSDFLYKNIITKAIGAEPSVEPNVHSADIQEGDFYLMCTDGLTDMLTDESIAQIIAHMKTPEEGVEQLINEAISHGGYDNITVVMLAVQKEDER; the protein is encoded by the coding sequence ATGAGCCACAAAGGACTAGTCCGACAGAATAACGAAGATGTTTGGGAAATCGTCTCAAGTTCTCGCTTTTATGTCGTCGCCGATGGTATGGGCGGCCACCAAGCTGGAGAAGTTGCTGCGAGAGAAGCCGTAAGAACCCTCTGTCGCGTCATAGAAGAGAAGAAGCACCAGTATGGCTCCAGTATGTCCGGCATACGGCGCGAACTGCGTCATGGGATAGAGCTTGCCAACTACCACGTCTATAAAATGGGAAAAAATAATCCCGATTTAAAGGGGATGGGAACGACGCTTTGTTGCATCTACATCAATGAAAATGGTATCATCTACGGTAACGTGGGCGATAGCCGCATCTACAGATTCCGCGACGGAGCTTTAGAACAGTTAACACGCGATGACTCGCTACTGCGCGAGCTATTAGACCAAGGCCAGCTTGCCGAATACCAATCTTCCGACTTCCTATACAAGAATATCATCACGAAAGCGATTGGAGCAGAGCCTAGCGTAGAACCGAATGTCCATTCTGCAGATATTCAGGAAGGGGACTTCTATCTTATGTGTACCGACGGGTTAACCGATATGCTGACTGACGAATCGATTGCACAGATTATTGCCCATATGAAAACCCCAGAGGAAGGGGTTGAACAGTTGATTAATGAGGCTATTTCGCACGGAGGATACGATAACATCACAGTGGTGATGTTGGCTGTACAAAAGGAAGATGAAAGATAA
- a CDS encoding cysteine desulfurase family protein produces the protein MKDKIYLDNNSTTFCDPQVIEAVAAYLSSGAGNPSSVHSAGQQAKGLFLEAQRKLGSFIKCKPSSIIFTSGGTEAINHCLRGFCANQEKGHILSTNVEHAAVDGTLNYLSCKGWDVEKLSVGTFGAITPAQIEAAIKPSTKLISVIAANNETGVITDISSIAAIAEKHNIPVFFDGVAWLGKLPVPQLSGKIMWSFSGHKIFAPAGIGIAVVTPGIKLESLLKGGHQQQGRRAGTENMAGIVAVSKAVECIEGDFETACLRMRTLRDKFELQIQTNLKNVLVNGEGLRLCNTSNLAFMGVDGESLLYQLDQQGIAASMGSACSAGTLEPSRILLNMGYDRSRVLSSIRFSLSRMTTELEIHQACEIIIAQVNRARKI, from the coding sequence ATGAAAGATAAGATTTATTTAGATAACAATTCGACAACATTTTGCGATCCTCAAGTTATTGAAGCCGTCGCAGCCTACTTATCGTCCGGCGCAGGAAATCCTTCCAGTGTACATTCTGCTGGACAACAAGCCAAAGGCTTATTCTTAGAAGCTCAAAGAAAGCTAGGGTCCTTCATAAAATGCAAACCATCCTCTATCATATTTACTTCAGGTGGAACGGAAGCGATCAACCATTGCCTGAGAGGGTTTTGTGCGAATCAAGAAAAAGGGCATATCCTGTCAACAAACGTTGAGCATGCTGCCGTAGACGGAACTTTAAACTACTTATCCTGCAAGGGATGGGATGTGGAGAAGCTTTCCGTAGGAACATTCGGCGCAATCACCCCGGCTCAGATCGAAGCTGCCATCAAGCCTTCCACAAAGCTTATCTCTGTTATTGCCGCAAACAATGAAACGGGGGTGATCACAGACATTTCTTCCATAGCTGCTATAGCTGAGAAACATAACATCCCTGTGTTCTTTGATGGTGTGGCATGGCTTGGCAAACTGCCGGTGCCTCAGCTGTCGGGTAAAATAATGTGGAGTTTCAGCGGGCATAAGATTTTCGCTCCTGCAGGCATTGGCATAGCAGTCGTAACACCTGGAATCAAGTTAGAATCCCTTTTAAAAGGTGGACATCAACAACAAGGGCGGCGTGCTGGTACAGAAAATATGGCCGGTATTGTAGCAGTGTCTAAAGCTGTGGAATGTATAGAAGGTGATTTTGAAACTGCTTGCTTACGTATGAGAACCCTTAGAGATAAATTCGAATTACAGATTCAGACAAATCTAAAGAATGTCCTGGTTAATGGGGAAGGCCTACGTTTGTGCAATACTTCCAATCTTGCCTTTATGGGTGTAGACGGGGAATCGCTGCTTTACCAACTAGACCAGCAAGGCATTGCTGCTAGTATGGGGTCAGCTTGCAGTGCTGGCACATTAGAACCCTCAAGAATCCTATTAAATATGGGTTACGACCGTTCAAGGGTATTGTCCTCCATTAGGTTTTCACTTTCAAGAATGACCACAGAGCTTGAAATTCATCAGGCATGTGAAATTATCATTGCACAGGTGAACAGAGCCCGCAAGATTTAG
- a CDS encoding glutamate--tRNA ligase family protein, translated as MHLNSENITRFAPSPTGHLHLGHILSMAFVYGIAEKQNAKVLLRIEDHDKERCKEEYVESILKDIEWLGLLPNNWDDIQTKGKEHLYRQSFRTERYKKALAELNLTGETYHCHCSRAEILSRTNALSSKNEELYYDGLCRTENFQSGLVRMVMPSKELVFMDGIQGKCIQNPSMQCGDMLLVDRMQNYTYNFAVVVDDIYDKINVIIRGVDLLSCTARQNYLRDKLGSVEVPLFFHHPLILDSQGQKLSKRLKSTGIASLREAGMKPAEVLGLAFHQAGIIESIQPIDKSKLSPLCQVALP; from the coding sequence ATGCATCTAAATTCAGAAAATATCACACGTTTCGCCCCTAGTCCAACAGGACATCTGCATCTTGGGCATATATTATCTATGGCTTTTGTTTATGGAATAGCCGAAAAACAAAATGCCAAGGTATTACTGCGTATTGAAGACCATGATAAAGAACGATGCAAAGAAGAATATGTGGAAAGTATCCTTAAGGACATTGAATGGCTAGGTTTACTCCCGAATAATTGGGATGATATTCAAACTAAAGGAAAGGAACACCTTTATCGCCAGAGCTTTAGAACTGAAAGATATAAAAAAGCCTTAGCTGAGCTGAATCTTACTGGAGAAACCTATCACTGTCATTGTTCGCGAGCAGAAATCCTTTCCCGTACGAACGCATTGTCATCTAAAAACGAAGAGCTATACTATGACGGGTTATGCAGAACAGAAAATTTTCAGTCAGGTCTAGTGCGCATGGTCATGCCTTCTAAAGAACTTGTCTTTATGGATGGAATCCAGGGGAAGTGTATTCAAAACCCCTCAATGCAATGCGGGGACATGCTTTTAGTCGATAGAATGCAGAATTACACCTATAACTTTGCTGTTGTAGTAGATGATATTTATGACAAAATAAATGTAATTATTAGAGGTGTTGACCTTTTATCCTGCACAGCACGTCAAAATTATTTAAGAGATAAACTAGGTTCCGTTGAGGTTCCCCTATTCTTCCATCATCCTTTGATTCTAGATTCCCAAGGTCAAAAGCTCAGCAAACGATTAAAATCTACAGGCATCGCTTCATTACGTGAAGCAGGGATGAAGCCCGCGGAAGTATTAGGTCTTGCCTTCCATCAAGCCGGGATAATAGAATCGATACAACCTATTGATAAGAGTAAATTATCCCCATTATGCCAAGTTGCGCTGCCATAG
- a CDS encoding CbrC family protein: protein MMLYQKIVNFMRDQLPNAIIEPELLQNLRDLDLQDKHYILRKSSEMRHLAILQALIGMEPNLDINDADSHGNTALIYAAENGHEAIVHFLLSQGADQFIINKDGRSALSLAMEKESLSTCRTLLQAGVKPEKQMLHPFFRYSLHDGHETKILPFVKLFLEFHLDPNELDSNGESLLSRAVRANASKGIIETLLTYKANCNLGDSSGITPFLYACKNGLLDTAKLLIEHGADALKSDKKGNSSLLFACQNQNLELVRLLVSMGVDIDQPNKAKETPLIIAIKNQQQDIAKFLIDSSANVNFGDKKKLTPIYFATLNRDRTLCQWLIEKGAKREEMEVAEATLDPIPVFKYYAFAELNNEIENTSEPCDCCKKSLGYLLKNPILTKDEEEKVVCPWCVSNGKAAKKFKVNVNRAEIANEETIENHQAIDELRKNTPSFIAWQGDVWLTHCNLPCKYIGRVGWAEIQTLYPQLEIGEITYSFKGAPTFQPVEKTSDQKEFLISSLRREGSCTGYLFQCITCEQYKMYFDSN, encoded by the coding sequence ATGATGTTATATCAAAAAATTGTAAATTTCATGAGAGATCAATTGCCAAATGCAATAATTGAACCGGAACTTCTGCAGAATCTGCGCGATCTCGACCTACAAGATAAACATTATATTTTGCGTAAAAGCTCTGAGATGCGGCATTTAGCCATCTTACAAGCTCTTATTGGCATGGAACCTAACCTTGACATTAATGACGCGGATTCACATGGAAATACGGCGCTCATATATGCTGCTGAAAACGGACACGAAGCTATCGTCCACTTCCTTTTATCCCAAGGTGCAGATCAATTTATCATTAATAAGGATGGTAGATCGGCTTTGAGTTTAGCTATGGAGAAAGAAAGCCTATCCACTTGTAGAACCCTTCTCCAAGCTGGAGTTAAACCCGAGAAACAAATGCTCCATCCATTTTTTCGCTACTCGCTGCATGATGGCCATGAAACGAAAATTTTGCCTTTTGTGAAATTATTTTTGGAGTTTCATCTCGATCCAAATGAACTTGATTCTAACGGAGAATCACTCTTAAGTAGAGCCGTACGAGCCAATGCCTCCAAAGGGATTATAGAAACACTCTTAACCTATAAAGCTAATTGTAATCTTGGGGATAGCAGTGGTATAACCCCTTTCCTTTACGCTTGTAAAAATGGACTTTTGGACACCGCAAAACTGTTGATTGAGCACGGTGCAGATGCTCTTAAATCTGATAAAAAAGGAAATTCATCTTTACTGTTCGCATGCCAAAACCAAAATCTTGAACTTGTGAGACTACTAGTGTCAATGGGTGTAGACATTGACCAACCCAATAAGGCCAAAGAAACTCCATTGATAATAGCGATAAAAAATCAGCAACAGGATATTGCAAAATTCTTGATCGATTCCAGTGCTAATGTAAATTTTGGAGATAAAAAAAAACTAACTCCTATCTATTTTGCAACCCTCAATCGCGACCGAACGCTTTGTCAGTGGCTTATAGAAAAAGGGGCTAAGCGCGAAGAGATGGAAGTTGCTGAAGCTACGCTCGATCCAATCCCAGTATTTAAATATTACGCCTTCGCTGAATTAAACAATGAAATTGAAAACACAAGCGAACCGTGTGATTGCTGTAAAAAAAGCCTAGGATATCTCCTTAAGAACCCGATTTTAACTAAGGATGAGGAAGAAAAGGTCGTTTGCCCATGGTGTGTTTCAAATGGAAAAGCTGCAAAAAAATTTAAGGTGAATGTAAATCGTGCTGAGATTGCCAATGAAGAAACGATTGAAAATCACCAAGCAATTGACGAACTAAGAAAAAACACACCCTCTTTTATAGCATGGCAGGGCGATGTGTGGCTTACCCATTGCAATCTCCCCTGTAAATATATTGGTAGAGTTGGCTGGGCGGAAATTCAGACACTTTATCCTCAATTGGAAATTGGTGAAATCACTTATAGTTTTAAAGGAGCCCCAACATTCCAACCCGTGGAAAAAACATCTGATCAAAAAGAATTCTTAATTTCTTCTCTTCGAAGGGAAGGTTCTTGTACTGGTTACTTATTTCAATGCATAACCTGTGAACAATATAAAATGTACTTTGATTCGAATTAA